The nucleotide sequence TGGGCCCGGGCGATATCGGCGAGCTCGGGGTCGTCGTCGAGGGTGACGCCGAGGTGCTGCTGACCGTCGACGTCGAAGAACACGGCTTCCACGGTGGCAACCTTGCCGCGCATGAACAGGTCCTGGGCATCGGTGCGCCGGTTGCCGGGCCGCAACCGGACGGAGCTGCCGCGGCCCACCCGAACGCCATCGATGAGGATCGAGTCCGTGTCCGGGTTGACCGAGGCGTCCGCGCCCGGGTCCCACCACGGCGCTGAGGGAACCAGGTAGGTCGGGGGCTCGTCCGGTTGCGAGGTGGCCGGACCTTCGCCGGTGACGTGGCGCAGGTAGCGCAGCGCGCCGTGCAGGCGATCGAGCTGTTCCTGCGGCAGCGAGTCGACCCGGTCGATGAGTTCGGCGGACCGCGGGTCGGTGGCCCGCGCCTCGGCCTTCTCCTCGTCGGTCAGCGTCATGGTGCGCAGGATCAGGATCTCGTCGATCTCGGTGGAGTCGTAGAGCTCACCGGGGCTCTCCGGCGCGATCTCGGGCTGGTCGCCGAGGATGATCGGTGAGGCCAGCACAACCCGCTCCCCGTCCGCGAGGACCGGCCAGGAGCCCTCGTTGCGGCAAGCCTTCACCTCGGGCTTGGCCCACTCCGGTGGGTCGGTCATCGACAGGAAACGGCCACGGTCGAGGGCAAACATCGTGTGCGCGGAAACCAGTGCGTGCCGCAGCGCGAGGTCGCGATCGGGCGCCGTGGTCTCGGTGCGGTTCTCCACCTCAACGGTGAGGCGCAGGGCACCGTACGGGCCGGGCAACTCGGTCACCGCAAGGACGATCGCGCCGCGGACGGGCAGCGTCTGCCGGGATACCTCGCCGTCGATCGCCAGCGCGCCCGCGAACTCAAAGGACTCGGTGTGCGGGCCGGCGCGTAGGGCGTTGACGGACACGGTGACATCGACCTGGCGCTCAGCTGTCTCATCCCAGTCCGGCGCGTCCCCACCACTGCGATGCGCGACGTGCAGGAAGCGCAGCGCCAGCGTCAGCTCGGCGCTCGCCTTGGCCTCGAACACAATCTCAGTGCGGGTCGCGCATCGCTCGGAGGAATCGGCGGCCACGTACCCGGGCGGCATGATCACGCCGAACTGCCACCGGGTCTGGTTCTTCGACGAGGACGCCCGATACGGATAGAGCACGTACCCCTCGTACAGCACGGCATCAGCGACCTGACGGGCCGTCGCGAACACGTCCTGGCTCATGGCACCTGCTCCCCCGGCAACGTCCCGGCGGCCAGCAGGGAGTCCGCCAGCAGGGCCTCGATGGTCTGCTCCCAGGTCGCCAGCGCGCGGACGTTCTTGTATGCGCCGAGTGCCTCCAGCGTCTCCCGACTCAATCGCAGCCAACCGCCGTTGGGGAAGAAGCGGTCCATCATTGCCCGCCACTCGGTGACCGGCAGCCGGTATTCCGACTCGAGGTTCCAGGGCACCTGACTGACGCTGAACCCGGTGTCGCCCTTGGCAATCGCCGTGCCGCTGAACAGCAGCAGGAAGGGAATCTCGCCTTCTTGCAGCGCATGGAAGTAGCTCGTCGCGGCGACCTCCAGGTCATAGGTGCACGGGACGTGCAGGTCGACCTCGATGTCGCCGGTGAAGCTGGGCACCATTACCGAGGCCATGGCGAACTGCAACGGCTTGAGGGTGTCCGCGTAGCGGCTCGGATCGCCGAACAAATCGTTGAGTCTCGCCGCCTCGACCGGGGCGTAGCGACGCTTCTGCGGCTCGATGCGGATCTGCACCCGCAGCGCGAGGGCGTGCATCCGTTCGCCGGTCGCCTCGTTCACCCGCAATCGGAACACCAGCGTCGGCCCGGCGGCATACGGGTCGGAGCTGACGTCGATGCACGCGAAGCGCAGATCAACCACGGTCCGCCCCCGTCCGGACGTCCGTGTCGGGCGTCAGCGGACGAGACCGCTTGGCCATCCGGCCAAAAAACTCCGCGATGTCCGCGCGCGCCTCGGGCCCGCCGTCGAAGCCCGTCCAGTGCATCCGGATCAGCCCGACCAATTCGTAGCACGCGTCGATCGGCACGAGATAGCTCGCGTTGCCCTCCCGGGTGCGATGCACGATCAGCGCCTCGACGTCCGGGGTCAACGCGGCCGCCAACGGGTTCTCCCGCACGATGGTGTCCCAGGCAGCGAGATCAAGCAGGCACTCGGTGGCACCGGCCGGGCTCGGGTACTGGGCAATCACGCGCTGTTGGGCGGAGTTGTGGAAGAAGAACGCCATGGAGACCGGGACCTGTAGCTCCTCCCACTGACCCTCCGTCAGTTGGAAATCCGGGTCGACCAGGTAACGGTCGGGCACCGACCGGTAGTTGCCCCGACCGGCACCGTCGTGGGTGAACAGCAAGAAGCAGGCCCGGCAGGTGCACATCAGGCTGCGGGTCTCGATGTTGACCACGTGCGAGTGCCCGATGGTCATGTCCGCGTTGCACATCTCGCAACCCTCACCGCGCGGGCGGGGCTGGCTCAGCGTGAACGGCAACGCCGAGCCGGTGGGCCCGACGAACCGTCGCAGACCAGCCGCGCCCCTCATCACACTGCCGCGGGGATCAGGGCGATCCGGATCCCGGAGACGTCGTCGAGCAGCGGCAACGGATCCAGATGCAGACGCGGCCGATCGAGCGCCCGGCCGGCCAACCGCGCGTCGTAGCGCACCCCGCAAGAGACGCAGGTGAGCACGTCACCGTCCAGTGGGGTCGGCTCGCCGGCCAACGACCGATCGCACGACGGGCAATGCTCGGCGTAGGCGTAGTAGGTCTCGCCGAGTCGGGCCATCAGCACCGTGCGGCCCTCCAGATCCGCCAGTGCGGCGAAGCCCTCGGCGGGCAGGTCGCGGGCGGAGGGATGCAGCCACACCGGGGGGAGCGCCGGCGTCGAGGTGGTCACTGGGGTGTCCGAGCCCGGCCGACGGCCGATCTGCAGGAGCTTTTCCGGCACGGCCGTCTGCCCCTCGACCTCGATCCCGACCAACTCCGGTGCCGCGCCGAGCACGGCATCGGTGATGGTCAGTTTTACCGTGACGGTGGAGGACGGGCAACCGCTGCAGCTGCCGTCCAGCCGCAGGTGGGCCACCCCGGCGTCGTCGACGCCGAGGTAGTCCACCCCGCCGGAATGCGAACCGAGGTAGGGCCGAACCTCGTCCAGCGCCCGCTCGATCCGTTCGTCGGCGGAGAGTGGATGCAGCCCGTGCAGGATCAGCTGGGACTCCACCAACCGGTCACCGGTCAGTGCACCGATCACCTCCGGTGCGTCCTCGACGAGGATCCCCACGATGTGCGCGAGCCCCTCGCCGTAGAACGCAACGAGCTCGCGCACCAACTCCTCACCGGTGTCGGCCGTGGCCTGCCCGCCCTGCCGGTGCAACTGCGCCAGCAGGGCCTCGACGCGCGACCCCACATCGTTGCCGACCGCTGGCATGGTCAGGTCGCCAGCGTCTGCGGCATCGTGGCCGGGTTGTGGATCGTCTGGATCGTCTTTCCCGGGCCGAGATACATGTGCACGCCGCAGGGCAGGCACGGGTCGAAGCTGCGCACCGCCCGCATGATGTCGATGCCCTTGAAGTTGTCCGCAGAGTTCTCCTCGAAGATCGGGGTGTTCTGCACCGCGTCCTCGTACGGACCGGGCGTCCCGTACACGTCACGCACGCTGGCATTCCATGGCGTCGGCGGGTACGGGTGGTAATTGGCGATCTTGCCGTCCCGAATCACCATGTGGTGGCTGAGCACGCCGCGCACAGCCTCGGTGAAGCCACAGCTGAACGCCTCATCCGGGACCTCGAACGGGGTCCAGGTCTTGGTGTTCCCGGCCCGCACCTCGGCCAGCGCCATGTCCATGAAGTGCAGGGCGCACCCTGCCGCGTAGGCCTGGAAGTAGGTCCGAGCGCGGTTGCGCTCCAGTGCATTCGACCACTTCGGGATCTTCCATTCGAAGCTGGCGGCCGGCTTGAGGATCGTCTTGGGCAGGTTGATCTGCACACTGTGCCCGGTCGCCTTGACGTAGCCGCCGGCGTCAACGAGCCCGCCGAGAGCGGTCGCCCACAGACGCGCGATCGGGCCGCCTCCGGTGTCCGCCGCTAGGTGGTCCTTGCCGTCGAACCAGCGCGGCGACATGACCCAGCTGTACTTGTCGTCGAAGTCGCGCTTCTGCGGGTCCGGGATCGTGGTCTGGTTCCACGGGTGGTTGCGGTCGACAAGGTTGCCGAGCGCATCCTTCTCGACGAACATCGGCTGGTCCTCCCAGCTCTGGTAGTACGAACTACCGAGCAGGATGCGGATGCCGAGGTTGATCTCCACCAGGTCGTTCGTGTGCAGCTTGCCGTCGACAACGACGCCGGGGCTGACGAAGGCCTTCCGACCCCAGTGGGTCATGTTCTCGTACTTGAAGTCGCAGTGCGCCGGGTCGTTCAGGGCCCCCCAGCAGACCAACTGGGTGCGCCGGAAGCCGACCTGCTCGTAGCCGGGCAACGCTTCGTAGAAGAAGTCGAACAGGTCGTCGTGCAACGGCACGACCTTCTTCATGAACTCCACGTAGCGCATCAGCCGCGTGTAATAGTCCGTCAACAGTTGGATGGTCGGCGTGGTGCCGATACCGCCGGGGTACAGCGTGGACGGGTGGACGTGGCGACCCTCCATCAGGCAGAACATCTCGCGCGTGTAGCGGGAGACGTGCAGAGCCTCGCGGTAGAACTCACCGGACAGCGGGTTGAGCGAGCGCATGATGTCGCCGATGGTGCGGTAGCCGTGCTCGCCCGCATGCGGCGCCTCGGTGCGGTTCGCCAGTTCCAGGACACCGGGGTTGGTCTCGGCGACCATCTTCTCGCAGTAGTCCACCCCGACCAGGTTCTCCTGGAAGATGTTGTGGTCGAACATGTACTCCGCGGCCTCGCCGAGGTTGATCAGCCATTCGCCCAGCGCCGGCGGGTGCACCCCGTAGGCCATGTTCTGGTTGTAGACCGAGCAGGTGGCGTGGTTGTCGCCGCAGATCCCGCAGATGCGACTGGTGATGAAGTGCGCGTCCCGCGGGTCCTTGCCCTGCATGAAAAGGCTGTAGCCACGGAAGATCGAGGATGTGGAGTAGCACTCCGCGACGACCTTCTGCTTGAAGTCGATCTTCGTGTAGATACCCAGGCTGCCGACGATGCGGGTGATCGGGTCCCACGCCATCTCGGTCAGGTTTGACTGGTCGCTTTTGGCGCTGATGTAGCTACTGGGCTTGGTTGTGGTGGTCACTCAACTCACCGACCTTTCCGGTAGCCGGTTTTGAGTTCCGGGCCGCGTGCACGCCATGAGGGTTCCTTGTTGAGGGTGTTCATCGTGAATTTGCGCATCGTGCGGATGACCACGCCGTAGGCCCCGCTCGCGGTGGTGGAGACCTTGGCGCCCGGCGGTTCATCCATGAACGGCATGAACTTGTCCGGGAAACCGGGCATCGTGCAGCCGATGCAGATACCGCCCACGTTCGGGCAACCACCGATGCCGTTGATCCAGCCACGCTTGGGCACGTTGCAGTTCACGACGGGGCCCCAGCAGCCCAGCTTCACCAGGCAGGTCGGCTGCCCGTACTCGGTGGCGAACTGGCCCTGCTCGTAGTAACCGCCGCGGTCGCAGCCCTCGTGCACGGTGGCCTCGAACAACCACTTCGGGCGCAGTTCGCTGTCCAGCGGGATCATCGGGGCCTGCCCGGCGACCTGGTAGAGCAGATAGGTGATCGTCTCGGAAAGGTTGTCCGGGTGAATCGGGCAGCCGGGCACACACACGATCGGCAGGCCGGCCTTGGACTTCCAGTCCCAGCCCAAATAGTCGGGCACGCCCATCGCGCCGGTCGGGTTGCCGGCCATCGCGTGGATGCCGCCGTAGGTGGCGCAGGTGCCGACCGCGATGATCGCGGTGGCCTTGGACGACAACCGGTCCAGCCATTCGTTGGTGGTGCGTGGTTGGCCGGTCACCGGGTCGTTGCCGAATCCGCAGAAGTAGCCGCCGTTGTCCTTGTTCAACTCCTCGTTGGGGATCGAACCCTCCACCACGAGCACGAAGGGTTCGAGCTCACCGCGGTCGGCCTTGTGCCACCACTCGATGAAGTTGTCCGCACCCGTTTCCGGTCCGCACTCGAAGTCGATCAGTGGCCAGTGCACCGCGATCTTGGGCAGGCCGGGCAGCGCGCCCAGCACGATTTCCTCGATGCTCGGCTGGGTGGCCGCGGTCAGTGCAACCGAGTCGCCGTCGCAACCCAGACCCCCGTTCATCCAGAGGATGTGTACGACACCTTCGTCTGTCGCCGTCGCCATAACTGCAACCTCCCGGGCGCGCGATCGTTCCCCGTTCCCCGATCGTCGAATGTGCGGCACTCTACGCCGAATTTGGATCTCCACAAGAGCCAGATTTTCCATTTCTGTAAGGGAATTCTCCGCAAATACGGCCCCGCGAGAGTCCCCGAAAATCGGGGTCGCGGAGTCCGGAAATCCCGGAATCGGTTAGCCCGTCGCGACTGGACACAGCAGCTACGGTGCTGCGCATGACCGCGTTAGGACCGGAACAAGGTCGGATCGTCGTGCGCACCACTCGGGAGGGCGTGGCCGCCAAGGTCGGGCACGATCTGGAGATCGAGTTCGGCTCCTGGAGCGGCGAGTTGGAGCTGCCTGACGGTGACCCGGGCGCAGCCCGGGTATCGGCGCGCGTGCAGGTCAACTCGCTACGCGTGGTCTCCGGGGTCGGCGGCGTCGCGGCGCTCACCGATGGCGATCGGCAGGAGATCACCCGCAGCGCGCTGAAGGTGCTCGACGCGGATCGCCATCCGAATATCGAATTTCGCTCGGAAAAGGTGCGCTCGGACGGCGACGGCGGCGAGTTGACGGGCGCCCTGCAGATCGCCGGGAGTTCTGCCCCGTTGATCCTGCAGGTCACCGCCACCGGCCCACAGACATGGCGGGCCACCGGGACCATCCGGCAAACCTCGTTCGGCATCAAGCCCTACAAGGCCTTCCTCGGCGCACTGCGGTTGTCCGACCAGGTCGGGATCGAGGTGGATATCCGGCTATCGGGTGCATGAGCACAGCCGGCTTGGGGAGTGACGGAATCGTTGACCCCGACCCCTCCACGGGGAAACATGGGGGGTCCGTTCTGCGAAGGGTCGCGCAATGAGGCCGACACCGAACGAGATCAACCGGCAGCGGCATTGGGTCTGCGCGCTGCAACTGGCGGAACGGCGCCGGCATCTGGGGCTCACCCAGCTGGAAGTGGTCGATCGATTGACCGAACTCGGGGTCGGTGCCACCAACCGCACGTTGTCCGCGATGGAACACGGTCAGGGCATCGACATCGGGCGGCTACCCGAACTGGCAATCGCTCTGGAATGCACGGTCACCTACCTATTGGGGCTGACCACAGATCCGAACCGGTGGATCCCGGACGACGGCACCGTGCCGGCCGAGCCCATCGAAGCGGCCCGGACCACGCCGGGCGATCAGGGATGCTGGCTGCATTACCCGAACGACGTGGACACGCCGACACACGGCAGTTGGCACCACGGGGTGTGGCACCACACCGCGGGCCACCAGCACGAGGCCGCCATGCCGCTGCCCACCGGGCAGCTGACCGCCAACGCCCGACCCAGCCTGCAACGCTTCGCCGGCCACGCCGAGACCGAGGTCGAATGCACCCCGGTCCGGCCTCGGGCCGGCCATGCATGAGCTCTCGTTGTGCGGCGCGATAGCCGAAATCGCCTCGCGGCGGGCCGGTGATCGCCGGGTCGAGGTGGTGCATCTGCAGATCGGGCAACTGCGCCAGGTGGTGCCCGAAGCGCTGACGTTCTGCTGGTCGATGCTCACCGAGAACACCAGCCTGGACGGCTCAACACTCGACGTGGACCGTGTTGCCGCGGTGCTGATCTGTCGCATGTGCGGTGTCCGCAGTGCTCTTGCCGAGCCGCTGGCGTTGGTCTGTGCCGGCTGCGGGGGTCTGGACGTCGGAGTCGAGGCCGGCGAGGAGTTCGCGGTGACGGCCCTTGATCTGGTGCCGGTCTGAACAGACCCGGAGGTGACAACGATGGGCCGCTTCCATCGGCACGACGGACCGGACGGCCATGGGAATGCCCATGCACACGACCACGACGGCGCACACACCCACGACGTCGGTGACCTGTCCGGCTACGCCACCGCAACCGAACGTGTGACGGTGCTGGAGCGGATCTTCGACGAGAACGACCGGATCGCGGCCGCCAACCGGGCCGACCTCGTCGCGGCCGGCGTGTTCGCGGTCAACCTGATGTCCTCCCCCGGCGCCGGCAAGACCACGCTGCTCTGCGAGACGTTGGCCCGACTGGCGGGCAAGCTGCGGATCGGCGTCGTCGAGGGTGACATCGAGACCAGCCTGGACGCCGACCGCCTGGCCGGCCTCGGTGCGGTCGTGGAGCTCGTCAACACCGGCAACGGCTTCGGTGGTGAGTGCCACCTGGACGCCCCGATGGTCCGCCGCGCGCTGAGCAGACTCCCGCTGGACGACCTCGATCTGATGCTCATCGAGAACGTGGGCAA is from Sporichthyaceae bacterium and encodes:
- a CDS encoding NifU family protein, which encodes MPAVGNDVGSRVEALLAQLHRQGGQATADTGEELVRELVAFYGEGLAHIVGILVEDAPEVIGALTGDRLVESQLILHGLHPLSADERIERALDEVRPYLGSHSGGVDYLGVDDAGVAHLRLDGSCSGCPSSTVTVKLTITDAVLGAAPELVGIEVEGQTAVPEKLLQIGRRPGSDTPVTTSTPALPPVWLHPSARDLPAEGFAALADLEGRTVLMARLGETYYAYAEHCPSCDRSLAGEPTPLDGDVLTCVSCGVRYDARLAGRALDRPRLHLDPLPLLDDVSGIRIALIPAAV
- a CDS encoding helix-turn-helix transcriptional regulator, which translates into the protein MRPTPNEINRQRHWVCALQLAERRRHLGLTQLEVVDRLTELGVGATNRTLSAMEHGQGIDIGRLPELAIALECTVTYLLGLTTDPNRWIPDDGTVPAEPIEAARTTPGDQGCWLHYPNDVDTPTHGSWHHGVWHHTAGHQHEAAMPLPTGQLTANARPSLQRFAGHAETEVECTPVRPRAGHA
- a CDS encoding nickel-dependent hydrogenase large subunit; translation: MTTTTKPSSYISAKSDQSNLTEMAWDPITRIVGSLGIYTKIDFKQKVVAECYSTSSIFRGYSLFMQGKDPRDAHFITSRICGICGDNHATCSVYNQNMAYGVHPPALGEWLINLGEAAEYMFDHNIFQENLVGVDYCEKMVAETNPGVLELANRTEAPHAGEHGYRTIGDIMRSLNPLSGEFYREALHVSRYTREMFCLMEGRHVHPSTLYPGGIGTTPTIQLLTDYYTRLMRYVEFMKKVVPLHDDLFDFFYEALPGYEQVGFRRTQLVCWGALNDPAHCDFKYENMTHWGRKAFVSPGVVVDGKLHTNDLVEINLGIRILLGSSYYQSWEDQPMFVEKDALGNLVDRNHPWNQTTIPDPQKRDFDDKYSWVMSPRWFDGKDHLAADTGGGPIARLWATALGGLVDAGGYVKATGHSVQINLPKTILKPAASFEWKIPKWSNALERNRARTYFQAYAAGCALHFMDMALAEVRAGNTKTWTPFEVPDEAFSCGFTEAVRGVLSHHMVIRDGKIANYHPYPPTPWNASVRDVYGTPGPYEDAVQNTPIFEENSADNFKGIDIMRAVRSFDPCLPCGVHMYLGPGKTIQTIHNPATMPQTLAT
- a CDS encoding hydrogenase maturation nickel metallochaperone HypA translates to MHELSLCGAIAEIASRRAGDRRVEVVHLQIGQLRQVVPEALTFCWSMLTENTSLDGSTLDVDRVAAVLICRMCGVRSALAEPLALVCAGCGGLDVGVEAGEEFAVTALDLVPV
- a CDS encoding YceI family protein gives rise to the protein MTALGPEQGRIVVRTTREGVAAKVGHDLEIEFGSWSGELELPDGDPGAARVSARVQVNSLRVVSGVGGVAALTDGDRQEITRSALKVLDADRHPNIEFRSEKVRSDGDGGELTGALQIAGSSAPLILQVTATGPQTWRATGTIRQTSFGIKPYKAFLGALRLSDQVGIEVDIRLSGA
- the hypB gene encoding hydrogenase nickel incorporation protein HypB, which encodes MGRFHRHDGPDGHGNAHAHDHDGAHTHDVGDLSGYATATERVTVLERIFDENDRIAAANRADLVAAGVFAVNLMSSPGAGKTTLLCETLARLAGKLRIGVVEGDIETSLDADRLAGLGAVVELVNTGNGFGGECHLDAPMVRRALSRLPLDDLDLMLIENVGNLVCPAEFDTGEQLRVMVYSVTEGEEKPLKYPVMFRSADLVLVNKVDLLPHLDVDMALFEANLRRINPTVRTLEISARTGLGIDDWCAWLLEHTIPVAAGPS
- a CDS encoding DUF5947 family protein; the protein is MRGAAGLRRFVGPTGSALPFTLSQPRPRGEGCEMCNADMTIGHSHVVNIETRSLMCTCRACFLLFTHDGAGRGNYRSVPDRYLVDPDFQLTEGQWEELQVPVSMAFFFHNSAQQRVIAQYPSPAGATECLLDLAAWDTIVRENPLAAALTPDVEALIVHRTREGNASYLVPIDACYELVGLIRMHWTGFDGGPEARADIAEFFGRMAKRSRPLTPDTDVRTGADRG
- a CDS encoding DUF6084 family protein, which codes for MVDLRFACIDVSSDPYAAGPTLVFRLRVNEATGERMHALALRVQIRIEPQKRRYAPVEAARLNDLFGDPSRYADTLKPLQFAMASVMVPSFTGDIEVDLHVPCTYDLEVAATSYFHALQEGEIPFLLLFSGTAIAKGDTGFSVSQVPWNLESEYRLPVTEWRAMMDRFFPNGGWLRLSRETLEALGAYKNVRALATWEQTIEALLADSLLAAGTLPGEQVP